One region of Zingiber officinale cultivar Zhangliang chromosome 7B, Zo_v1.1, whole genome shotgun sequence genomic DNA includes:
- the LOC122005972 gene encoding regulator of nonsense transcripts 1 homolog isoform X2: MAAQSVNNLYETASQPDTGGDAYTFLEFNTQDDFDDYPQFQELSQPSRSPAWPHPPPPPEPAPESPASDLQNPESTVLSPSASTPLGGPSSSSKARGAAGGQAAAPAVDTLAAGMSGLNFEETGDEGYEFGKGNFTEHACRYCGVQNPACVVRCNIPTCRKWFCNSRGNTSGSHIVNHLVRAKHKEVCLHKDSPLGETILECYNCGCRNVFLLGFISATTESVVVLLCREPCLNVNALKDMNWDLSQWCPLIDDRCFLPWLVKVPSEQEQLRARQISAQQINKLEELWKTNPDASLEDLEKPGVDDEPQPVSLKYEDAYQYQNVFAPLIKLEADYDKMMKESQSKDNVSVRWDVGLNKKRVAYFVFPKEDNELRLVPGDELRLRYSGDTAHPAWQSVGHVIKLTAQEEVALELRASQGVPVDLSHGFSVDFVWKSTSFDRMQGAMKTFAVDETSVSGYIYHHLLGHEVEQQIVRNTLPRRFGAPGLPELNASQVFAVKSVLQKPISLIQGPPGTGKTVTSAAIVYHMAKQGQGQVLVCAPSNVAVDQLADKISSTGLKVVRLCAKSREAVMSPVEHLTLHYQVRHLDTSEKSELHKLQLLKDEQGELSSSDEKKFKALKRATEREILQSADVICCTCVGAGDPRLENFRFRQVLIDESTQATEPECLIPLVLGVKQVVLVGDHCQLGPVIMCKKAARAGLAQSLFERLVLLGHKPFRLQVQYRMHPCLSEFPSNSFYEGTLQNGVTINERQSTGIDFPWPVPNRPMFFYVQMGQEEISSSGTSYLNRTEAANVEKIVTTFLRSGVIPSQIGVITPYEGQRAYIVNYMSRNGALRQQLYKEIEVASVDSFQGREKDYIILSCVRSNEHQGIGFLNDPRRLNVALTRARYGIVILGNPKVLSKQPLWNSLLTHYKEHECLVEGPLSNLKQSMVQFQKPKKIYSSRLYYGGGPGIVHSDNIGPVGSSVPLSDKRGGHSKGHSFVPFGPPNGNSKPGMHPAGYPLSRVPLPPFPGGPHSQPYAIPTRGAVHGPVGAIPQVPQPGNRGFGAGRGNAGGPIGGHLAHQQSSQQTSSGIGSVFNFPPLDNPSSQPSVGAPASQTGLMTQMPVQGLSQTFRDGLSIGGMSQEFLADDFKSQGSHVAYNMADFSTQASRSGYGVDYSTQGPQTGFPGTYINQNTQPGYSHLGTGHDYVFQEYMPHGSQGLFTQAGFNDPSQDESSQSYFGVAGPSSLQSQGLLNPLYSQPFPYYNVQTQTPQPPQQQNQSSTNLKPHYG, translated from the exons ATGGCGGCGCAGTCGGTCAACAACCTCTACGAGACGGCTTCGCAGCCGGACACCGGCGGCGACGCGTACACTTTCCTCGAGTTCAACACCCAGGACGACTTCGACGACTACCCGCAGTTCCAGGAGCTCTCGCAGCCCTCCCGATCCCCCGCTTGGCCCCATCCCCCGCCGCCGCCCGAGCCCGCGCCGGAGTCCCCCGCATCCGATCTGCAGAATCCCGAGTCCACCGTCCTGTCGCCTTCCGCATCGACGCCCCTCGGCGGCCCTTCCTCGTCCTCCAAGGCCAGGGGGGCCGCTGGCGGCCAGGCGGCTGCCCCGGCGGTTGATACCCTGGCGGCTGGGATGAGCGGGCTCAACTTTGAGGAGACTGGGGATGAGGGTTACGAGTTTGGCAAGGGCAATTTTACGGAGCACGCGTGCCGTTATTGTGGGGTGCAGAATCCGGCGTGTGTCGTTAGGTGCAACATTCCGACGTGCAGGAAGTGGTTCTGTAACTCGCGGGGGAACACATCGGGTTCTCATATCGTGAATCATCTG GTGCGAGCAAAGCACAAGGAAGTTTGTCTACACAAGGACAGTCCACTAGGAGAGACTATTCTTGAATGCTATAATTGTGGTTGCCGGAATGTTTTTCTTCTTGGATTTATTTCTGCTACAACAGAAAGTGTCGTCGTTCTCTTGTGCAGAGAACCTTGTTTGAATGTCAATGCATTAAAGGACATGAATTGGGATCTTAGTCAATGGTGTCCACTCATTGATGATAGGTGTTTCCTACCATGGCTTGTTAAG GTACCTTCAGAACAAGAACAACTGAGAGCACGGCAAATAAGTGCTCAGCAAATTAACAAACTTGAAGAGCTATGGAAGACCAATCCTGATGCTTCTTTAGAAGATCTTGAGAAGCCTGGAGTTGATGATGAACCACAACCTGTTTCATTGAAGTATGAAGATGCATATCAG TACCAAAATGTATTTGCTCCGCTGATAAAGCTTGAAGCTGACTATGATAAG ATGATGAAAGAGTCACAGAGTAAAGACAATGTCAGTGTACGCTGGGATGTTGGCCTTAATAAAAAGCGTGTAGCCTACTTTGTCTTTCCTAAG GAAGATAATGAACTCAGACTTGTTCCTGGAGATGAATTACGTCTGCGATACTCCGGTGACACAGCTCATCCTGCATGGCAATCTGTTGGACATGTG ATTAAGCTAACTGCACAAGAAGAGGTTGCACTTGAACTTCGTGCAAGCCAG GGAGTCCCTGTGGATCTGAGTCATGGCTTTAGTGTGGACTTTGTCTGGAAAAGTACTAGCTTTGACCGAATGCAAGGTGCTATGAAGACTTTTGCAGTGGATGAAACCAGTGTTAGTGG ATACATATATCATCACCTTTTGGGCCATGAAGTTGAACAACAAATAGTTCGAAATACTCTACCTCGCCGGTTTGGTGCTCCTGGACTTCCTGAACTAAATGCATCCCAG GTTTTTGCTGTTAAGAGTGTCCTTCAGAAACCAATAAGTTTGATACAGGGCCCACCTGGTACAGGAAAGACTGTCACATCTGCTGCAATTGTATATCACATGGCTAAACAAGGGCAAGGACAG GTCTTAGTATGTGCTCCAAGCAATGTTGCTGTTGACCAACTGGCGGATAAGATAAGTTCCACAGGTTTGAAG GTTGTCAGGCTCTGTGCTAAATCAAGAGAAGCTGTTATGTCTCCTGTTGAGCATCTAACACTTCACTACCAG GTACGCCATCTTGATACATCTGAAAAAAGTGAACTTCATAAGCTTCAGCTGTTAAAAGATGAACAAG GCGAATTATCAAGCAGTGATGAGAAGAAATTTAAAGCACTAAAACGGGCTACTGAAAGAGAGATATTGCAAAGTGCTGATGTTATTTGTTGTACATGTGTTGGTGCTGGAGATCCCCGCCTTGAAAATTTCAGATTCCGCCAG GTTCTTATTGATGAATCTACACAGGCAACGGAGCCTGAGTGTCTTATTCCGTTAGTTTTAGGTGTTAAACAG GTTGTTCTTGTTGGAGATCATTGCCAGCTTGGTCCAGTTATTATGTGTAAGAAGGCAGCTCGTGCTGGATTGGCACAGTCTCTCTTTGAGCGGCTTGTTCTTCTTGGACACAAACCATTTAGGTTGCAG GTCCAATACCGAATGCACCCTTGCCTCTCTGAATTCCCTTCTAATAGCTTTTATGAAGGCACACTTCAGAATGGAGTGACAATCAATGAGAGGCAATCAACTGGCATCGATTTTCCTTGGCCGGTTCCCAACCGTCCTATGTTCTTCTATGTGCAG ATGGGACAAGAGGAAATTAGTTCAAGTGGCACATCTTATCTCAATAGAACTGAGGCTGCAAATGTGGAAAAAATTGTCACTACATTCCTAAGAAGTGGTGTCATACCTAGTCAG ATAGGAGTTATCACTCCATATGAAGGACAACGGGCATATATTGTGAATTACATGTCAAGGAATGGTGCACTTAGACAACAACTTTACAAGGAAATTGAG GTTGCAAGTGTTGACTCCTTCCAAGGCAGAGAGAAGGATTACATTATTCTGTCTTGTGTGAGAAGCAATGAGCATCAG GGTATTGGATTTCTCAATGATCCACGCAGGTTGAATGTTGCATTAACTCGTGCTCGTTATGGCATTGTCATTCTCGGGAATCCCAAGGTTCTAAGTAAACAACCTCTTTGGAATAGTTTGTTAACACATTACAAG GAGCACGAGTGTCTCGTAGAAGGACCACTGAGCAACTTGAAGCAGAGTATGGTGCAGTTTCAAAAGCCAAAAAAG ATTTACAGTAGCAGACTCTATTATGGCGGTGGTCCGGGGATTGTTCACAGCGATAACATTGGTCCTGTTGGTTCATCAGTTCCACTTTCTGACAAGAGAGGTGGGCACAGTAAAG GACATTCATTTGTTCCATTTGGTCCACCGAATGGTAACTCTAAACCTGGCATGCATCCAGCTGGATATCCATTGTCTCGTGTTCCTCTTCCACCTTTTCCCGGAGGTCCTCATTCTCAGCCATATGCTATTCCAACTCGTGGTGCTGTTCATGGACCTGTAGGAGCTATTCCGCAGGTCCCACAGCCTGGTAATAGGGGTTTTGGGGCTGGTCGTGGTAATGCTGGTGGTCCTATTGGGGGTCACCTAGCTCATCAACAAAGTTCCCAGCAGACTTCGAGTGGTATTGGCTCTGTTTTTAACTTCCCTCCATTAGACAATCCAAGCAGTCAGCCTTCTGTTGGGGCTCCAGCATCACAAACTGGATTAATGACACAG ATGCCAGTTCAAGGTCTCAGCCAAACATTCCGTGATGGACTTTCTATTGGCGGAATGTCCCAG GAATTTCTTGCGGATGATTTTAAAAGCCAAGGATCACATGTCGCTTACAACATGGCTGATTTTTCTACACAG GCTTCTCGGAGTGGATATGGTGTTGATTATTCCACTCAAGGACCCCAGACTGGTTTTCCCGGAACCTACATAAACCAGAATACACAACCAGGGTATTCACATTTGGGAACTGGTCATGATTATGTTTTTCAG GAGTACATGCCTCATGGATCACAAGGTCTATTTACCCAAGCGGGATTTAATGATCCCTCGCAAGATGAATCTTCTCAGAGCTATTTTGGCGTA
- the LOC122005972 gene encoding regulator of nonsense transcripts 1 homolog isoform X1, with protein MAAQSVNNLYETASQPDTGGDAYTFLEFNTQDDFDDYPQFQELSQPSRSPAWPHPPPPPEPAPESPASDLQNPESTVLSPSASTPLGGPSSSSKARGAAGGQAAAPAVDTLAAGMSGLNFEETGDEGYEFGKGNFTEHACRYCGVQNPACVVRCNIPTCRKWFCNSRGNTSGSHIVNHLVRAKHKEVCLHKDSPLGETILECYNCGCRNVFLLGFISATTESVVVLLCREPCLNVNALKDMNWDLSQWCPLIDDRCFLPWLVKVPSEQEQLRARQISAQQINKLEELWKTNPDASLEDLEKPGVDDEPQPVSLKYEDAYQYQNVFAPLIKLEADYDKMMKESQSKDNVSVRWDVGLNKKRVAYFVFPKEDNELRLVPGDELRLRYSGDTAHPAWQSVGHVIKLTAQEEVALELRASQGVPVDLSHGFSVDFVWKSTSFDRMQGAMKTFAVDETSVSGYIYHHLLGHEVEQQIVRNTLPRRFGAPGLPELNASQVFAVKSVLQKPISLIQGPPGTGKTVTSAAIVYHMAKQGQGQVLVCAPSNVAVDQLADKISSTGLKVVRLCAKSREAVMSPVEHLTLHYQVRHLDTSEKSELHKLQLLKDEQGELSSSDEKKFKALKRATEREILQSADVICCTCVGAGDPRLENFRFRQVLIDESTQATEPECLIPLVLGVKQVVLVGDHCQLGPVIMCKKAARAGLAQSLFERLVLLGHKPFRLQVQYRMHPCLSEFPSNSFYEGTLQNGVTINERQSTGIDFPWPVPNRPMFFYVQMGQEEISSSGTSYLNRTEAANVEKIVTTFLRSGVIPSQIGVITPYEGQRAYIVNYMSRNGALRQQLYKEIEVASVDSFQGREKDYIILSCVRSNEHQGIGFLNDPRRLNVALTRARYGIVILGNPKVLSKQPLWNSLLTHYKEHECLVEGPLSNLKQSMVQFQKPKKIYSSRLYYGGGPGIVHSDNIGPVGSSVPLSDKRGGHSKGHSFVPFGPPNGNSKPGMHPAGYPLSRVPLPPFPGGPHSQPYAIPTRGAVHGPVGAIPQVPQPGNRGFGAGRGNAGGPIGGHLAHQQSSQQTSSGIGSVFNFPPLDNPSSQPSVGAPASQTGLMTQMPVQGLSQTFRDGLSIGGMSQEFLADDFKSQGSHVAYNMADFSTQASRSGYGVDYSTQGPQTGFPGTYINQNTQPGYSHLGTGHDYVFQEYMPHGSQGLFTQAGFNDPSQDESSQSYFGVAGPSSLQSQQGLLNPLYSQPFPYYNVQTQTPQPPQQQNQSSTNLKPHYG; from the exons ATGGCGGCGCAGTCGGTCAACAACCTCTACGAGACGGCTTCGCAGCCGGACACCGGCGGCGACGCGTACACTTTCCTCGAGTTCAACACCCAGGACGACTTCGACGACTACCCGCAGTTCCAGGAGCTCTCGCAGCCCTCCCGATCCCCCGCTTGGCCCCATCCCCCGCCGCCGCCCGAGCCCGCGCCGGAGTCCCCCGCATCCGATCTGCAGAATCCCGAGTCCACCGTCCTGTCGCCTTCCGCATCGACGCCCCTCGGCGGCCCTTCCTCGTCCTCCAAGGCCAGGGGGGCCGCTGGCGGCCAGGCGGCTGCCCCGGCGGTTGATACCCTGGCGGCTGGGATGAGCGGGCTCAACTTTGAGGAGACTGGGGATGAGGGTTACGAGTTTGGCAAGGGCAATTTTACGGAGCACGCGTGCCGTTATTGTGGGGTGCAGAATCCGGCGTGTGTCGTTAGGTGCAACATTCCGACGTGCAGGAAGTGGTTCTGTAACTCGCGGGGGAACACATCGGGTTCTCATATCGTGAATCATCTG GTGCGAGCAAAGCACAAGGAAGTTTGTCTACACAAGGACAGTCCACTAGGAGAGACTATTCTTGAATGCTATAATTGTGGTTGCCGGAATGTTTTTCTTCTTGGATTTATTTCTGCTACAACAGAAAGTGTCGTCGTTCTCTTGTGCAGAGAACCTTGTTTGAATGTCAATGCATTAAAGGACATGAATTGGGATCTTAGTCAATGGTGTCCACTCATTGATGATAGGTGTTTCCTACCATGGCTTGTTAAG GTACCTTCAGAACAAGAACAACTGAGAGCACGGCAAATAAGTGCTCAGCAAATTAACAAACTTGAAGAGCTATGGAAGACCAATCCTGATGCTTCTTTAGAAGATCTTGAGAAGCCTGGAGTTGATGATGAACCACAACCTGTTTCATTGAAGTATGAAGATGCATATCAG TACCAAAATGTATTTGCTCCGCTGATAAAGCTTGAAGCTGACTATGATAAG ATGATGAAAGAGTCACAGAGTAAAGACAATGTCAGTGTACGCTGGGATGTTGGCCTTAATAAAAAGCGTGTAGCCTACTTTGTCTTTCCTAAG GAAGATAATGAACTCAGACTTGTTCCTGGAGATGAATTACGTCTGCGATACTCCGGTGACACAGCTCATCCTGCATGGCAATCTGTTGGACATGTG ATTAAGCTAACTGCACAAGAAGAGGTTGCACTTGAACTTCGTGCAAGCCAG GGAGTCCCTGTGGATCTGAGTCATGGCTTTAGTGTGGACTTTGTCTGGAAAAGTACTAGCTTTGACCGAATGCAAGGTGCTATGAAGACTTTTGCAGTGGATGAAACCAGTGTTAGTGG ATACATATATCATCACCTTTTGGGCCATGAAGTTGAACAACAAATAGTTCGAAATACTCTACCTCGCCGGTTTGGTGCTCCTGGACTTCCTGAACTAAATGCATCCCAG GTTTTTGCTGTTAAGAGTGTCCTTCAGAAACCAATAAGTTTGATACAGGGCCCACCTGGTACAGGAAAGACTGTCACATCTGCTGCAATTGTATATCACATGGCTAAACAAGGGCAAGGACAG GTCTTAGTATGTGCTCCAAGCAATGTTGCTGTTGACCAACTGGCGGATAAGATAAGTTCCACAGGTTTGAAG GTTGTCAGGCTCTGTGCTAAATCAAGAGAAGCTGTTATGTCTCCTGTTGAGCATCTAACACTTCACTACCAG GTACGCCATCTTGATACATCTGAAAAAAGTGAACTTCATAAGCTTCAGCTGTTAAAAGATGAACAAG GCGAATTATCAAGCAGTGATGAGAAGAAATTTAAAGCACTAAAACGGGCTACTGAAAGAGAGATATTGCAAAGTGCTGATGTTATTTGTTGTACATGTGTTGGTGCTGGAGATCCCCGCCTTGAAAATTTCAGATTCCGCCAG GTTCTTATTGATGAATCTACACAGGCAACGGAGCCTGAGTGTCTTATTCCGTTAGTTTTAGGTGTTAAACAG GTTGTTCTTGTTGGAGATCATTGCCAGCTTGGTCCAGTTATTATGTGTAAGAAGGCAGCTCGTGCTGGATTGGCACAGTCTCTCTTTGAGCGGCTTGTTCTTCTTGGACACAAACCATTTAGGTTGCAG GTCCAATACCGAATGCACCCTTGCCTCTCTGAATTCCCTTCTAATAGCTTTTATGAAGGCACACTTCAGAATGGAGTGACAATCAATGAGAGGCAATCAACTGGCATCGATTTTCCTTGGCCGGTTCCCAACCGTCCTATGTTCTTCTATGTGCAG ATGGGACAAGAGGAAATTAGTTCAAGTGGCACATCTTATCTCAATAGAACTGAGGCTGCAAATGTGGAAAAAATTGTCACTACATTCCTAAGAAGTGGTGTCATACCTAGTCAG ATAGGAGTTATCACTCCATATGAAGGACAACGGGCATATATTGTGAATTACATGTCAAGGAATGGTGCACTTAGACAACAACTTTACAAGGAAATTGAG GTTGCAAGTGTTGACTCCTTCCAAGGCAGAGAGAAGGATTACATTATTCTGTCTTGTGTGAGAAGCAATGAGCATCAG GGTATTGGATTTCTCAATGATCCACGCAGGTTGAATGTTGCATTAACTCGTGCTCGTTATGGCATTGTCATTCTCGGGAATCCCAAGGTTCTAAGTAAACAACCTCTTTGGAATAGTTTGTTAACACATTACAAG GAGCACGAGTGTCTCGTAGAAGGACCACTGAGCAACTTGAAGCAGAGTATGGTGCAGTTTCAAAAGCCAAAAAAG ATTTACAGTAGCAGACTCTATTATGGCGGTGGTCCGGGGATTGTTCACAGCGATAACATTGGTCCTGTTGGTTCATCAGTTCCACTTTCTGACAAGAGAGGTGGGCACAGTAAAG GACATTCATTTGTTCCATTTGGTCCACCGAATGGTAACTCTAAACCTGGCATGCATCCAGCTGGATATCCATTGTCTCGTGTTCCTCTTCCACCTTTTCCCGGAGGTCCTCATTCTCAGCCATATGCTATTCCAACTCGTGGTGCTGTTCATGGACCTGTAGGAGCTATTCCGCAGGTCCCACAGCCTGGTAATAGGGGTTTTGGGGCTGGTCGTGGTAATGCTGGTGGTCCTATTGGGGGTCACCTAGCTCATCAACAAAGTTCCCAGCAGACTTCGAGTGGTATTGGCTCTGTTTTTAACTTCCCTCCATTAGACAATCCAAGCAGTCAGCCTTCTGTTGGGGCTCCAGCATCACAAACTGGATTAATGACACAG ATGCCAGTTCAAGGTCTCAGCCAAACATTCCGTGATGGACTTTCTATTGGCGGAATGTCCCAG GAATTTCTTGCGGATGATTTTAAAAGCCAAGGATCACATGTCGCTTACAACATGGCTGATTTTTCTACACAG GCTTCTCGGAGTGGATATGGTGTTGATTATTCCACTCAAGGACCCCAGACTGGTTTTCCCGGAACCTACATAAACCAGAATACACAACCAGGGTATTCACATTTGGGAACTGGTCATGATTATGTTTTTCAG GAGTACATGCCTCATGGATCACAAGGTCTATTTACCCAAGCGGGATTTAATGATCCCTCGCAAGATGAATCTTCTCAGAGCTATTTTGGCGTA
- the LOC122005972 gene encoding regulator of nonsense transcripts 1 homolog isoform X3, whose protein sequence is MAAQSVNNLYETASQPDTGGDAYTFLEFNTQDDFDDYPQFQELSQPSRSPAWPHPPPPPEPAPESPASDLQNPESTVLSPSASTPLGGPSSSSKARGAAGGQAAAPAVDTLAAGMSGLNFEETGDEGYEFGKGNFTEHACRYCGVQNPACVVRCNIPTCRKWFCNSRGNTSGSHIVNHLVRAKHKEVCLHKDSPLGETILECYNCGCRNVFLLGFISATTESVVVLLCREPCLNVNALKDMNWDLSQWCPLIDDRCFLPWLVKVPSEQEQLRARQISAQQINKLEELWKTNPDASLEDLEKPGVDDEPQPVSLKYEDAYQYQNVFAPLIKLEADYDKMMKESQSKDNVSVRWDVGLNKKRVAYFVFPKEDNELRLVPGDELRLRYSGDTAHPAWQSVGHVIKLTAQEEVALELRASQGVPVDLSHGFSVDFVWKSTSFDRMQGAMKTFAVDETSVSGYIYHHLLGHEVEQQIVRNTLPRRFGAPGLPELNASQVFAVKSVLQKPISLIQGPPGTGKTVTSAAIVYHMAKQGQGQVLVCAPSNVAVDQLADKISSTGLKVVRLCAKSREAVMSPVEHLTLHYQVRHLDTSEKSELHKLQLLKDEQGELSSSDEKKFKALKRATEREILQSADVICCTCVGAGDPRLENFRFRQVLIDESTQATEPECLIPLVLGVKQVVLVGDHCQLGPVIMCKKAARAGLAQSLFERLVLLGHKPFRLQVQYRMHPCLSEFPSNSFYEGTLQNGVTINERQSTGIDFPWPVPNRPMFFYVQMGQEEISSSGTSYLNRTEAANVEKIVTTFLRSGVIPSQIGVITPYEGQRAYIVNYMSRNGALRQQLYKEIEVASVDSFQGREKDYIILSCVRSNEHQGIGFLNDPRRLNVALTRARYGIVILGNPKVLSKQPLWNSLLTHYKEHECLVEGPLSNLKQSMVQFQKPKKIYSSRLYYGGGPGIVHSDNIGPVGSSVPLSDKRGHSFVPFGPPNGNSKPGMHPAGYPLSRVPLPPFPGGPHSQPYAIPTRGAVHGPVGAIPQVPQPGNRGFGAGRGNAGGPIGGHLAHQQSSQQTSSGIGSVFNFPPLDNPSSQPSVGAPASQTGLMTQMPVQGLSQTFRDGLSIGGMSQEFLADDFKSQGSHVAYNMADFSTQASRSGYGVDYSTQGPQTGFPGTYINQNTQPGYSHLGTGHDYVFQEYMPHGSQGLFTQAGFNDPSQDESSQSYFGVAGPSSLQSQQGLLNPLYSQPFPYYNVQTQTPQPPQQQNQSSTNLKPHYG, encoded by the exons ATGGCGGCGCAGTCGGTCAACAACCTCTACGAGACGGCTTCGCAGCCGGACACCGGCGGCGACGCGTACACTTTCCTCGAGTTCAACACCCAGGACGACTTCGACGACTACCCGCAGTTCCAGGAGCTCTCGCAGCCCTCCCGATCCCCCGCTTGGCCCCATCCCCCGCCGCCGCCCGAGCCCGCGCCGGAGTCCCCCGCATCCGATCTGCAGAATCCCGAGTCCACCGTCCTGTCGCCTTCCGCATCGACGCCCCTCGGCGGCCCTTCCTCGTCCTCCAAGGCCAGGGGGGCCGCTGGCGGCCAGGCGGCTGCCCCGGCGGTTGATACCCTGGCGGCTGGGATGAGCGGGCTCAACTTTGAGGAGACTGGGGATGAGGGTTACGAGTTTGGCAAGGGCAATTTTACGGAGCACGCGTGCCGTTATTGTGGGGTGCAGAATCCGGCGTGTGTCGTTAGGTGCAACATTCCGACGTGCAGGAAGTGGTTCTGTAACTCGCGGGGGAACACATCGGGTTCTCATATCGTGAATCATCTG GTGCGAGCAAAGCACAAGGAAGTTTGTCTACACAAGGACAGTCCACTAGGAGAGACTATTCTTGAATGCTATAATTGTGGTTGCCGGAATGTTTTTCTTCTTGGATTTATTTCTGCTACAACAGAAAGTGTCGTCGTTCTCTTGTGCAGAGAACCTTGTTTGAATGTCAATGCATTAAAGGACATGAATTGGGATCTTAGTCAATGGTGTCCACTCATTGATGATAGGTGTTTCCTACCATGGCTTGTTAAG GTACCTTCAGAACAAGAACAACTGAGAGCACGGCAAATAAGTGCTCAGCAAATTAACAAACTTGAAGAGCTATGGAAGACCAATCCTGATGCTTCTTTAGAAGATCTTGAGAAGCCTGGAGTTGATGATGAACCACAACCTGTTTCATTGAAGTATGAAGATGCATATCAG TACCAAAATGTATTTGCTCCGCTGATAAAGCTTGAAGCTGACTATGATAAG ATGATGAAAGAGTCACAGAGTAAAGACAATGTCAGTGTACGCTGGGATGTTGGCCTTAATAAAAAGCGTGTAGCCTACTTTGTCTTTCCTAAG GAAGATAATGAACTCAGACTTGTTCCTGGAGATGAATTACGTCTGCGATACTCCGGTGACACAGCTCATCCTGCATGGCAATCTGTTGGACATGTG ATTAAGCTAACTGCACAAGAAGAGGTTGCACTTGAACTTCGTGCAAGCCAG GGAGTCCCTGTGGATCTGAGTCATGGCTTTAGTGTGGACTTTGTCTGGAAAAGTACTAGCTTTGACCGAATGCAAGGTGCTATGAAGACTTTTGCAGTGGATGAAACCAGTGTTAGTGG ATACATATATCATCACCTTTTGGGCCATGAAGTTGAACAACAAATAGTTCGAAATACTCTACCTCGCCGGTTTGGTGCTCCTGGACTTCCTGAACTAAATGCATCCCAG GTTTTTGCTGTTAAGAGTGTCCTTCAGAAACCAATAAGTTTGATACAGGGCCCACCTGGTACAGGAAAGACTGTCACATCTGCTGCAATTGTATATCACATGGCTAAACAAGGGCAAGGACAG GTCTTAGTATGTGCTCCAAGCAATGTTGCTGTTGACCAACTGGCGGATAAGATAAGTTCCACAGGTTTGAAG GTTGTCAGGCTCTGTGCTAAATCAAGAGAAGCTGTTATGTCTCCTGTTGAGCATCTAACACTTCACTACCAG GTACGCCATCTTGATACATCTGAAAAAAGTGAACTTCATAAGCTTCAGCTGTTAAAAGATGAACAAG GCGAATTATCAAGCAGTGATGAGAAGAAATTTAAAGCACTAAAACGGGCTACTGAAAGAGAGATATTGCAAAGTGCTGATGTTATTTGTTGTACATGTGTTGGTGCTGGAGATCCCCGCCTTGAAAATTTCAGATTCCGCCAG GTTCTTATTGATGAATCTACACAGGCAACGGAGCCTGAGTGTCTTATTCCGTTAGTTTTAGGTGTTAAACAG GTTGTTCTTGTTGGAGATCATTGCCAGCTTGGTCCAGTTATTATGTGTAAGAAGGCAGCTCGTGCTGGATTGGCACAGTCTCTCTTTGAGCGGCTTGTTCTTCTTGGACACAAACCATTTAGGTTGCAG GTCCAATACCGAATGCACCCTTGCCTCTCTGAATTCCCTTCTAATAGCTTTTATGAAGGCACACTTCAGAATGGAGTGACAATCAATGAGAGGCAATCAACTGGCATCGATTTTCCTTGGCCGGTTCCCAACCGTCCTATGTTCTTCTATGTGCAG ATGGGACAAGAGGAAATTAGTTCAAGTGGCACATCTTATCTCAATAGAACTGAGGCTGCAAATGTGGAAAAAATTGTCACTACATTCCTAAGAAGTGGTGTCATACCTAGTCAG ATAGGAGTTATCACTCCATATGAAGGACAACGGGCATATATTGTGAATTACATGTCAAGGAATGGTGCACTTAGACAACAACTTTACAAGGAAATTGAG GTTGCAAGTGTTGACTCCTTCCAAGGCAGAGAGAAGGATTACATTATTCTGTCTTGTGTGAGAAGCAATGAGCATCAG GGTATTGGATTTCTCAATGATCCACGCAGGTTGAATGTTGCATTAACTCGTGCTCGTTATGGCATTGTCATTCTCGGGAATCCCAAGGTTCTAAGTAAACAACCTCTTTGGAATAGTTTGTTAACACATTACAAG GAGCACGAGTGTCTCGTAGAAGGACCACTGAGCAACTTGAAGCAGAGTATGGTGCAGTTTCAAAAGCCAAAAAAG ATTTACAGTAGCAGACTCTATTATGGCGGTGGTCCGGGGATTGTTCACAGCGATAACATTGGTCCTGTTGGTTCATCAGTTCCACTTTCTGACAAGAGAG GACATTCATTTGTTCCATTTGGTCCACCGAATGGTAACTCTAAACCTGGCATGCATCCAGCTGGATATCCATTGTCTCGTGTTCCTCTTCCACCTTTTCCCGGAGGTCCTCATTCTCAGCCATATGCTATTCCAACTCGTGGTGCTGTTCATGGACCTGTAGGAGCTATTCCGCAGGTCCCACAGCCTGGTAATAGGGGTTTTGGGGCTGGTCGTGGTAATGCTGGTGGTCCTATTGGGGGTCACCTAGCTCATCAACAAAGTTCCCAGCAGACTTCGAGTGGTATTGGCTCTGTTTTTAACTTCCCTCCATTAGACAATCCAAGCAGTCAGCCTTCTGTTGGGGCTCCAGCATCACAAACTGGATTAATGACACAG ATGCCAGTTCAAGGTCTCAGCCAAACATTCCGTGATGGACTTTCTATTGGCGGAATGTCCCAG GAATTTCTTGCGGATGATTTTAAAAGCCAAGGATCACATGTCGCTTACAACATGGCTGATTTTTCTACACAG GCTTCTCGGAGTGGATATGGTGTTGATTATTCCACTCAAGGACCCCAGACTGGTTTTCCCGGAACCTACATAAACCAGAATACACAACCAGGGTATTCACATTTGGGAACTGGTCATGATTATGTTTTTCAG GAGTACATGCCTCATGGATCACAAGGTCTATTTACCCAAGCGGGATTTAATGATCCCTCGCAAGATGAATCTTCTCAGAGCTATTTTGGCGTA